In Lotus japonicus ecotype B-129 chromosome 5, LjGifu_v1.2, one genomic interval encodes:
- the LOC130719329 gene encoding uncharacterized protein LOC130719329, whose protein sequence is MAKIDVMKLSNESQFTQLNALMTQVLQQLQLIPVSSHGASSSGKDQQRNSFQVRSVKLDFPRFDGKNVMDWIFKAEQFFDYYGTSDADRLVIASVHLDQDVVPWFQMIQKTEPFISWQAFTRALELDFGPSAFDCPRATLFKLAQSASVNEYYMQFTALVNRVDGLSADAILDCFLSGLKEGIKRDVKALEPRTLSKAVALAKLFEEKYSPSSKPQPFSNLARNFSSNTSASSKFQTNAQRTDTTKPTLPPLLPTPPIKPFNIRNQNIKKISPAEIQLRREKNLCYFCDEKFSPAHKCPNRQVMLLQLDETDEDPTDDQETVTEEDSKEDDTHHLSLNALRGSNGVGTIRFTGQVGGIQVKVLVDGGSSDNFIQPRVAQVLRLPVEPVPKFRVSVGNGQILRAEGLIRQIPLQVQGQELKVPVYLLQISGADIILGSTWLATLGPHVADYAALSLKFFQNGHFITLQGEGNEEVTQAQFNHLRRLHHTRAIEECFAIHLIHQDVPEDTLKDLPTDIDPELAILLHTYATVFAVPTTLPPQRVQDHAIPLQQGSGPIKVRPYRYPHTQKEQIEKMVQEMLDQGIIQPSNSPFSSPILLVKKKDGSWRFCIDYRALNAITVKDSFPMPTVDELLDELYGAQYFSKLDLRSGYHQILVQPEDRAKTAFRTHHGHYEWLVMPFGLTNAPATFQCLLNKVFQFALRKFVLVFFDDILIYSDSWLDHLKHLELVLQTLKHHQLYARLSKCSFGAT, encoded by the coding sequence ATGGCGAAGATCGACGTGATGAAACTATCTAATGAGTCTCAATTCACACAGCTGAATGCGTTAATGACTCAAGTGTTGCAACAGTTGCAATTGATTCCGGTGTCTTCCCATGGTGCTTCGAGCTCAGGCAAAGATCAACAACGTAATTCGTTTCAGGTGAGATCTGTCAAACTTGATTTTCCTCGCTTTGATGGGAAAAATGTGATGGATTGGATTTTCAAGGCTGAACAATTCTTTGATTATTACGGTACTTCAGATGCTGATAGACTAGTGATTGCTTCAGTTCATTTAGATCAGGATGTAGTTCCTTGGTTTCAAATGATTCAAAAAACTGAACCGTTCATCTCTTGGCAAGCTTTTACTCGAGCTCTAGAACTTGATTTTGGACCATCTGCTTTTGATTGTCCTCGTGCTACTCTGTTTAAGCTGGCTCAATCTGCATCTGTGAATGAATATTATATGCAGTTCACTGCATTGGTGAATCGAGTGGATGGGTTAAGTGCGGATGCGATTTTGGATTGTTTTTTGAGTGGATTGAAGGAGGGAATTAAGAGGGATGTGAAAGCACTTGAACCTAGAACATTATCCAAGGCAGTGGCCTTAGCCAAACTGTTTGAGGAGAAATACTCTCCATCGTCCAAACCACAACCCTTTTCGAATTTAGCCAGAAATTTTAGCTCAAATACTTCAGCCTCATCAAAGTTTCAAACAAATGCCCAAAGAACTGATACTACAAAACCTACCTTACCCCCATTATTACCTACACCTCCAATTAAACCATTCAACATTAGGAaccaaaacataaaaaaaatttcccCTGCTGAGATCCAATTGAGAAGGGAAAAGAATTTGTGTTATTTCTGTGATGAGAAATTTTCACCTGCTCACAAGTGTCCCAATCGACAAGTTATGTTGCTCCAACTAGATGAAACAGATGAAGATCCAACTGATGATCAAGAGACTGTGACTGAAGAGGATAGTAAAGAAGATGATACTCACCACTTGTCCTTAAATGCTTTGAGAGGTTCAAATGGTGTGGGAACTATTCGGTTTACTGGCCAAGTAGGGGGCATTCAAGTCAAGGTACTGGTGGATGGTGGTAGTTCTGACAACTTCATTCAGCCTAGAGTAGCTCAAGTGCTGAGGTTACCAGTGGAACCAGTCCCTAAATTTCGTGTTTCAGTGGGGAATGGACAAATTCTGCGTGCTGAAGGGCTCATTCGACAGATTCCTCTACAGGTTCAAGGGCAAGAACTAAAAGTTCCTGTTTACTTGCTACAAATTTCTGGTGCAGATATAATTTTGGGATCCACATGGTTAGCAACATTAGGTCCTCATGTAGCTGACTATGCAGCATTATCATTGAAATTCTTTCAGAATGGTCACTTCATTACTTTACAAGGTGAAGGCAATGAGGAGGTAACTCAGGCTCAGTTCAACCATCTCAGAAGATTGCATCACACCAGGGCAATTGAAGAATGCTTTGCAATACACCTTATTCATCAAGATGTACCTGAGGATACTTTGAAAGACTTACCAACCGATATTGATCCAGAATTAGCCATACTTCTGCACACTTATGCTACAGTTTTTGCTGTCCCTACGACACTACCACCTCAGAGAGTACAGGATCATGCTATTCCATTGCAGCAAGGATCAGGCCCCATTAAGGTTAGGCCTTACCGGTATCCTCACACACAAAAAGAGCAGATTGAAAAGATGGTACAGGAAATGTTGGATCAAGGTATAATTCAGCCTAGTAATAGCCCTTTTTCCTCTCCAATATTACTTGTCAAGAAGAAAGATGGAAGTTGGAGATTTTGCATTGACTATAGAGCATTGAACGCCATCACAGTGAAGGATAGTTTTCCAATGCCAACAGTAGATGAGCTGTTAGATGAGCTATATGGAGCACAATACTTTTCAAAGTTGGATTTGAGATCCGGATACCATCAAATTTTGGTGCAGCCTGAAGATAGAGCCAAAACTGCCTTTAGAACACATCATGGACATTATGAATGGCTGGTGATGCCATTTGGTCTTACAAATGCACCAGCTACATTTCAGTGTTTGTTGAACAAGGTGTTCCAATTTGCTC
- the LOC130719330 gene encoding disease resistance protein RPM1-like — MSNRISVLLQFCVNLLHSCVVCHGAAGQGKTTIAWQLFKDEKVIWPARDRAWVKVSKSYTVEKILRDLLQKFGAQPNTAAEPNTDSLKTAVRECLRDKRYVVFFDDVWNRNFWDDFEHVLIDDKKGSRVFITTTDGDVINKCKRSSIIKKHELQPLTENKSRELFYKKAFSHLGGECPPNLEDISSEIVEKCNGLPLAIVAIGGVLATREEDPFVWSDFSKYLSSELEKDPSLTALQKIMGVSYDNLPAYLKPCLLYFGMYPEDYEVQGERLTRQWIAEGFIEKKRGKSMEKVAKEYLTELRRRNVVQVVGDLTWESYQVHDVLRDLILKKSMDLGFGQQFISEVDDDDESTTSSVKSRRLSTTTYSNDFMSSPNDPNIRSLLFFIEGNALAELLSTIPEKFKRLKVLDFEDVRCQYDAPEDLMTLIHLRYLSFKNTGLKNLPESIDNLIFLETLDLRFTKVKVLPKGIGKLTKLLHLLVETGEFAADEDIGGLTSLQTLRGVTLRVDGALEQLKQLEKLVKLRVLRLSKVMNQHKEALYSLLNALKQHLEELHIATIPGHDDALIFDSHFPDIPMLGTLVLGGITFDSLSSGCKNLGQLVMKKGSLAGGAFKSIEDLKNLSTLRLFDTNAGSTLHVHDKGFPNLKHLELSELPQLNIFRIDEGALPSLQTLSLDCIFTEVPSFQHLKKLKRLEVFNSFEFEDVKIIEHVPLVQVYDHESELTHYFEYGKKGIGLQLQ, encoded by the exons ATGAGCAATCGCATCAGCGTTCTTCTTCAATTCTGCGTAAATCTCCTTCATTCGTGTGTTGTCTGCCATG GAGCGGCAGGGCAAGGGAAAACCACCATTGCCTGGCAACTGTTCAAGGACGAAAAGGTGATTTGGCCTGCGCGTGACCGTGCATGGGTCAAAGTGTCTAAGTCATACACCGTGGAGAAAATATTGAGGGACCTGTTGCAGAAATTCGGCGCCCAACCAAACACTGCTGCCGAACCAAACACTGATTCATTGAAAACTGCAGTGCGGGAGTGCTTGCGAGATAAGAGGTACGTTGTGTTCTTTGATGATGTCTGGAACAGGAACTTTTGGGATGACTTTGAGCATGTTTTAATTGATGATAAAAAAGGAAGTAGGGTGTTCATCACAACAACGGATGGTGATGTTATAAATAAGTGCAAGAGATCTTCTATTATTAAAAAGCATGAGCTGCAACCTTTAACTGAAAATAAATCTCGAGAGCTTTTTTATAAGAAGGCATTCTCTCATTTGGGTGGAGAATGTCCCCCAAATCTTGAGGATATATCTTCTGAAATTGTTGAAAAATGCAATGGTTTACCATTAGCAATTGTAGCCATCGGGGGTGTTTTAGCTACCAGAGAGGAAGATCCATTTGTTTGGAGCGATTTTAGTAAATATCTAAGTTCAGAACTGGAGAAGGATCCAAGTTTAACTGCTCTACAGAAGATTATGGGGGTTAGTTATGATAATTTGCCTGCCTATCTCAAACCTTGCTTATTGTATTTTGGTATGTATCCTGAAGACTATGAAGTTCAAGGAGAAAGATTGACTAGGCAATGGATAGCTGAGGGGTTTATCGAGAAGAAAAGAGGAAAATCAATGGAGAAAGTGGCAAAAGAGTATTTAACAGAATTGAGGCGTAGAAATGTAGTGCAAGTTGTTGGTGATTTAACGTGGGAAAGTTATCAAGTTCATGACGTGTTGCGTGACCTGATCCTTAAAAAATCTATGGATTTAGGTTTCGGCCAACAATTTATTTCTGAagtagatgatgatgatgagtcaACCACCTCAAGTGTGAAAAGTCGACGTTTATCAACAACAACTTATTCCAATGATTTCATGTCAAGTCCTAATGACCCAAACATCCGCTCATTGCTTTTTTTCATTGAGGGAAATGCTCTTGCTGAACTCTTGAGCACAATCCCTGAGAAATTCAAGCGATTGAAGGTACTTGATTTTGAAGATGTAAGATGTCAATATGATGCTCCTGAGGATTTGATGACTCTAATCCATTTGAGGTATTTGAGCTTCAAAAATACAGGATTGAAGAATCTTCCAGAATCCATTGACAATCTTATATTCCTGGAGACCTTGGATCTAAGGTTCACAAAAGTGAAAGTGCTGCCAAAGGGAATCGGAAAGCTTACAAAGCTTCTGCATCTTCTGGTTGAAACGGGCGAGTTTGCTGCAGACGAGGATATTGGAGGCCTGACATCACTACAAACTCTAAGGGGTGTGACCTTACGTGTTGATGGAGCACTAGAGCAACTTAAACAGCTAGAAAAGCTGGTGAAATTAAGAGTTTTGAGACTGTCGAAGGTTATGAACCAACATAAAGAAGCTTTATATTCCTTATTAAATGCATTGAAACAACACTTGGAGGAGCTGCATATTGCAACAATTCCTGGTCATGATGATGCATTGATATTTGATTCGCATTTTCCAGACATACCTATGCTTGGAACACTTGTTCTTGGTGGGATAACATTTGATTCGTTGAGTTCAGGATGTAAAAATCTTGGTCAGTTGGTCATGAAGAAGGGCTCGCTAGCTGGTGGTGCATTCAAATCAATCGAAGACTTGAAAAACCTGTCGACTCTCCGTTTATTTGACACGAATGCCGGTAGCACTTTGCATGTTCATGATAAAGGGTTCCCGAATCTAAAGCATCTAGAACTTTCAGAACTTCCTCAGTTAAATATCTTCCGTATTGATGAAGGAGCACTGCCTTCTCTGCAAACTCTCAGCTTAGATTGCATCTTCACAGAGGTACCGAGCTTCCAACACCTAAAGAAACTTAAACGCCTTGAGGTGTTTAATTCGTTTGAATTTGAGGATGTGAAAATCATCGAGCATGTGCCCCTTGTACAAGTTTATGATCATGAGTCAGAATTAACTCATTATTTCGAGTACGGAAAAAAAG GTATTGGGCTTCAACTTCAGTGA
- the LOC130720884 gene encoding fatty acyl-CoA reductase 2, chloroplastic translates to MGVMSTSCSSNLLSKLTGVPENNDWYPSRRKTNVVFCQGGGNKVVKSSGLSSVLTERSPPLVGSDHAPATLMDAGSLVLSPNGTSQPEIVVKDLVPYGGSTSTTLIGLEDGIGIAKFLRGKKFFITGATGFLAKVLIEKILRTEPDVGRIYLLIKAKNKQAAMERMQNEIINTELFRCLRQIHGKSYQAFMSSKLVPVVGNVCEANLGLDEDLSDVIADEVDVIVNSAANTTFDERYDTAININTKGPCRLMGIAKKCKKLKLFLHVSTAYANGQRQGRIIERPFRIGDCIAREKLVSGVPPKYLPSLDIESEINLLSDNRGNIEDNLLAQKMREMGLERARRYGWQDTYVFTKAMGEMMIDKLREDIPVVVIRPSVIESTFKEPFPGWMEGTRMMDPIVLCYGKGQLTGFLVDPNGVLDVVPADMVVNATLAAMAKHGNAQKPDINVYQVASSVVNPLIFQDLARLLHEHYSSSPCFDSKGRPIQVPLMKLFSSTEEFSGHLWKDAIQKSGLTAMASSKGKMSQKLENICRKSVEQAKYLANIYEPYTFYGGRFDNSNTQRLMESMSEDEKKEFGFDVKGIDWKDYITNVHIPGLRRHVMKGRGMGSR, encoded by the exons ATGGGGGTCATGTCCACAAGCTGTTCCTCAAATTTACTCAGTAAACTCACTGGGGTGCCTGAAAACAATGACTGGTACCCTTCAAGGAGGAAGACCAATGTTGTGTTCTGCCAGGGAGGTGGAAATAAGGTGGTCAAATCCTCTGGCCTGTCTTCTGTGTTAACAGAAAGATCACCACCATTGGTTGGATCAGATCATGCTCCTGCAACTCTAATGGATGCAGGAAGCTTGGTCCTGTCACCAAATGGGACAAGCCAGCCAGAGATTGTGGTCAAGGATCTTGTCCCTTATGGTGGATCAACTTCCACTACATTGATAGGGTTGGAAGATGGAATTGGCATTGCCAAGTTTCTGAGAGGGAAGAAGTTTTTCATCACTGGGGCAACAGGGTTTCTAGCAAAAG TTCTCATTGAGAAGATTCTAAGGACAGAACCAGATGTGGGAAGAATTTACCTCTTGATAAAGGCAAAGAATAAGCAAGCTGCAATGGAGAGAATGCAGAATGAA ATCATAAACACAGAGCTTTTcaggtgccttagacaaatccatGGAAAGTCATACCAAGCCTTTATGTCGAGCAAGCTAGTTCCTGTGGTTGGCAATGTTTGTGAAGCCAATCTTGGACTAGATGAAGATCTATCTGATGTTATTGCTGATGAGGTAGATGTAATTGTAAACTCTGCAGCTAACACAACATTTGATGAAAG GTATGATACTGCAATCAACATAAACACTAAAGGGCCATGCCGCCTTATGGGTATTGCAAAAAAGTGCAAGAAGCTTAAGCTCTTTCTGCATGTTTCAACag CTTATGCCAATGGTCAAAGGCAAGGTAGAATCATTGAAAGACCATTTAGAATTGGAGATTGCATAGCAAGAGAGAAACTTGTATCAGGAGTTCCACCAAAATACCTTCCCTCATTGGACATTGAAAGCGAAATAAATCTGCTTTCAGATAACAGGGGAAACATTGAAGACAACTTACTAGCACAGAAGATGAGGGAGATGGGTCTAGAGAG GGCCAGAAGATATGGGTGGCAGGATACTTATGTGTTCACAAAGGCTATGGGAGAAATGATGATTGACAAACTAAGGGAGGATATTCCAGTTGTTGTAATTAGACCAAGTGTAATTGAGAGCACTTTCAAGGAACCATTTCCTGGGTGGATGGAAGGAACTAG GATGATGGATCCCATAGTTCTATGCTATGGGAAGGGACAGCTAACAGGTTTTTTGGTAGACCCAAATGGAGTACTTGATGTG GTCCCAGCTGACATGGTTGTTAATGCAACCTTGGCAGCAATGGCAAAGCATGGAAATGCCCAGAAGCCAGACATCAATGTGTATCAAGTTGCTTCATCTGTGGTGAACCCTCTAATCTTCCAAGACCTAGCAAGGCTGCTCCATGAACATTACAGCTCCTCACCATGCTTTGACTCAAAGGGTAGGCCAATTCAAGTTCCACTCATGAAATTGTTCAGCTCCACAGAGGAATTCTCTGGTCACCTCTGGAAAGATGCTATTCAGAAAAGTGGCCTCACAGCTATGGCCTCCTCCAAGGGGAAAATGTCTCAAAAACTTGAAAATATCTGCAGAAAATCAGTGGAGCAAGCAAAGTACCTGGCCAACATTTATGAACCATACACATTTTATGGTGGAAG GTTTGACAACAGTAATACACAAAGATTGATGGAAAGCATgtctgaagatgaaaagaaggaATTTGGGTTTGATGTAAAGGGCATAGATTGGAAAGATTATATCACCAATGTCCACATACCCGGTCTAAGGAGACATGTCATGAAGGGAAGAGGAATGGGTAGTCGATGA